In the genome of Polynucleobacter sp. TSB-Sco08W16, the window TGGCATCACAATGTCATTGACAAGGGAGTCCACGATTTTTCCGAAAGCACCCCCAATAATCACGCCCACCGCTAGATCAATGACACTACCCTTAACCGCAAAGTCCCGAAATTCCTTCAAAACGCTCACAGATACCCCCTTTTTTGTCTAAATCCCGATTTACTCAAGATTAACCCCATAACTTTCTTGCTTACCCCACTTTTTACTTTAAAATCCTACCTTTAAGCAATTTCCACCCATAAATACCCCTTCTAGGAATTTTGTAAATGAGTGACAAGCCCTGTATGGACAAGGATCGCCGTAATTGGTTGATCGCTACATCGGCGGTTGGTGGCGTAGGTGCAGCCGCAGCCCTTTATCCTTTTATTGACAGTTTTGAGCCTTCTGAGCGTGCTAAAGCCGCCGGTGCACCTGTTGAAATTGATATCACTGGCATGAAGCCAGATGAAATGAGAACAGCTGAGTGGCGTGGAAAGCCAGTTTGGGTTGTGCGTCGCACCCCTGAGCAAGTTGCTGAATTATCCAAAATTGATAATGAATTGGCCGATCCGAATTCTTTGCGTGATCCATCTCAATTCACCCCTCCTTATGCCCAGAATCAATGGCGCTCGATTAAACCTGAGTATTTAGTTGTAGTGGGTATTTGTACTCATCTAGGCTGCTCTCCTAATGCTAAATTTGAAGCAGGCCCACAGCCTTCTCTGCCAAACACTTGGCCTGGTGGCTTCCTGTGCCCATGCCATGGCTCTACTTTTGATATGGCGGGTCGTGTATACAAAAATAAACCAGCCCCAGATAACCTTGAAGTACCGCCGCATATGTATTTGAGCGATACCAAGATTCTGATTGGCGATGATAAGAAGGCCTAAGGAGAGATAAATGGCATTCCACGAAAAAGAAGTCCCAGCGGACGCTTCGGCAGCTCAAAAACTTATGGCATGGGTTGACTCACGTTTACCTGTGACAGAGGCCTTTAAGAGGCATATGAGTGAGTATTACGCACCAAAAAACCTCAATTTTTTCTATATTTTTGGCGCATTAGCTATCGTAGTGTTGGTAAACCAGATAGTTACCGGTATTTTCTTGACTATGAACTACAAGCCTGATGCTGCTAAGGCTTTTGAGTCCGTTGAGTACATCATGCGTGAAGTACCTTGGGGTTGGGTAATTCGCTACATGCACTCCACTGGAGCCTCTTTATTCTTTGTAGTGGTTTACATGCATATGTTCCGTGGTCTGATCTATGGTTCTTATCGCAAGCCACGTGAGTTGATCTGGATCTTCGGTTGCGCAATTTTCTTGTGCTTAATGGGCGAAGCATTCTTTGGCTACCTGCTCCCATGGGGTCAAATGTCTTACTGGGGTGCCCAAGTTATTGTGAACTTGTTCTCTGCGATTCCATTCATTGGACCAGATCTTTCCTTGTGGTTGCGCGGTGATTATGTTGTGGGTGATGCCACCCTCAATCGTTTCTTCGCGTTCCACGTGATCGCAATTCCATTGGTGTTGGTTGGTTTAGTGGCAGCTCATATTCTTGCATTGCACGAAGTAGGCTCTAACAATCCAGATGGC includes:
- the petA gene encoding ubiquinol-cytochrome c reductase iron-sulfur subunit; the encoded protein is MSDKPCMDKDRRNWLIATSAVGGVGAAAALYPFIDSFEPSERAKAAGAPVEIDITGMKPDEMRTAEWRGKPVWVVRRTPEQVAELSKIDNELADPNSLRDPSQFTPPYAQNQWRSIKPEYLVVVGICTHLGCSPNAKFEAGPQPSLPNTWPGGFLCPCHGSTFDMAGRVYKNKPAPDNLEVPPHMYLSDTKILIGDDKKA